The following proteins are co-located in the Manihot esculenta cultivar AM560-2 chromosome 7, M.esculenta_v8, whole genome shotgun sequence genome:
- the LOC110619599 gene encoding transmembrane protein 87B, whose translation MDFASRSRSYPTRLLILAFSFFFLSSTLNLTFASIHIYNKEPLNEVGNAYLLSGGSEGIVASDSSVPNGRSYIRFRDITFWRTKDAADEHSEMEHSTGLVQIVIFEAADRNNIGGSAYGGQRSICCTPDLAKLEGCKQGEVIRIPSATENNWPIVLNVQFGGNYLSANIRDEYVNITKTGMYNLFFITCDPKLKGLIMSGKTVWKNPDGYLPGRMAPLMKFYVLMSLAYLLLSVIWFTQYMRFWKDILQLQHCITAVIALGLFEMILWYSEYANFNSTGIRPVAITTWVVTVGAIRKTLARLLILSISMGYGVVRTTLGGLTSKVLLLGFTYFLASELLDITEYVGSINDISGRARLFLVLPDAFLDAFLILWIFTSLSRTLEQLQAKRSSVKLDIYRKFSNALAVAVIASVAWIAYEVYFKATDPFNERWQSAWIITAFWDILAFALLCVICYLWAPSQSSQRYAYSEEVGEESDDEEAHSLTRGKSDGDIGLVEKKVQNGGTTDVYDQEDETEEDKRE comes from the exons ATGGATTTCGCATCTCGAAGCAGATCTTATCCCACTCGTCTTCTCATTCTCGCATTCTCATTCTTCTTCCTATCTTCAACACTAAATCTCACCTTTGCCTCTATCCACATCTACAACAAAGAACCCTTGAACGAAGTCGGAAATGCTTACCTTCTTTCCGGTGGCAGCGAAGGCATTGTCGCCTCGGATTCTTCCGTCCCTAATGGCCGTTCTTATATCAG GTTTAGGGATATCACTTTTTGGAGGACCAAGGATGCAGCTGATGAACATTCAGAAATGGAACACAGTACAGGTCTGGTACAGATTGTGATTTTTGAGGCAGCTGACCGGAATAATATTGGTGGTTCTGCTTATGGGGGACAAAGATCTATTTGTTGTACCCCTGATCTTGCTAAGCTGGAAGGTTGCAAGCAAGGTGAAGTCATTAGGATACCTTCAGCAACAGAAAATAACTGGCCTATTGTTTTGAATGTACAATTCGGTGGTAACTACTTATCTGCAAACATACGAGATGAGTATGTTAACATCACAAAGACTGGAAtgtataacttattttttatcacTTGTGATCCAAAACTCAAGGGACTCATAATGAGTGGAAAGACAGTTTGGAAGAATCCTGATGGTTATTTGCCTGGCAGGATGGCCCCCTTAATGAAGTTTTACGTGCTTATGTCTCTTGCATATCTGTTGCTTAGTGTTATTTGGTTCACCCAATACATGAGGTTTTGGAAAGACATATTGCAACTTCAGCATTGTATCACAGCTGTTATTGCCCTAGGATTGTTCGAGATGATTCTTTGGTATTCTGAATATGCAAATTTTAACAGTACAGGAATAAGGCCTGTTGCAATTACAACTTGGGTTGTGACAGTTGGAGCTATAAGGAAAACATTAGCTCGTCTTCTTATACTCTCAATATCAATGGGGTATGGTGTTGTGCGGACAACCCTTGGTGGTCTTACCTCAAAGGTGCTTCTTCTTGGATTTACATATTTTTTGGCATCTGAGTTACTGGATATTACTGAGTATGTGGGAAGTATTAATGATATATCAGGAAGAGCAAGATTGTTTCTAGTCCTTCCTGATGCATTCCTTGATGCATTTTTGATACTATGGATATTTACCTCTCTTTCAAGGACATTGGAGCAACTACAG GCAAAAAGAAGTTCAGTTAAGTTGGATATCTATAGGAAGTTCTCAAATGCACTTGCTGTGGCAGTGATAGCTTCTGTAGCTTGGATAGCTTATGAG GTTTACTTCAAAGCAACCGATCCATTTAATGAGCGTTGGCAAAGTGCTTGGATCATTACTGCTTTCTGGGACATTCTTGCATTCGCCTTGCTTTGTGTTATTTGCTATCTCTGGGCTCCTTCTCAAAGTTCTCAAAG GTATGCCTACtcggaagaagtgggagaggaATCGGATGATGAAGAAGCTCATTCTTTAACAAGGGGAAAGTCAGATGGTGATATTGGTTTAGTTGAAAAGAAAGTGCAGAACGGTGGGACCACAGATGTTTATGATCAAGAGGATGAAACAGAAGAGGATAAAAGAGAATGA
- the LOC110619140 gene encoding protein SUPPRESSOR OF GENE SILENCING 3, whose amino-acid sequence MDDNGDSFPQLGSVYRKGTGGSQVKRLNKDAANLNVESAHRHSGKVAAGGGGPQISAPSPWGRPNLLDKLRMQINVNARTNQNVDSKKCSISGNEFSSQQSSYIVQGQNEITPQIVSQQLDGVEESDNKNGIDYNTDEDEEIFGSSDDDELSDDDFDLYASEKSHEMRKKSKWCKGFFEDMEKLTVEELNLPRRKWHCPACKGGPGAIDWYRGLEPLMYHAMTTKTRRAKLHRLFAELLDEETRREGISVAPVGVAFGRWQGLNDKIKDFEIVWPPMVVIMNTRYEQEENGKYIGMGNQELLDHFKAYAALKARHSYGPQGHRGMSMLIFDDTAAGYLEANRLHKHFKEQGRDRDAWDSKRVPFCSGGKRQLYGYMALKEDLQIFNQHSQGRSKLKYEMRSYQEMVEKRIKEINENSQQLVKFKDKITQEQKHSKVLADSLSRLSEELRKTIEKNRSMRQRTKLLLEENRGEMDSQEQFFKEQIKVIHQAIDTKEDDFEKLLEEKWEKVKQSNANLSATDDTNRMEDMVSFIKFQDKEMEEFEAERKKLIKNHEDKKSSIMKRYWEEILDLEKDLETELNQLMEKYKSST is encoded by the exons ATGGATGATAATGGTGATTCATTTCCCCAGCTGGGGAGTGTGTATAGAAAAGGTACCGGCGGTAGCCAAGTCAAGCGGTTGAATAAAGATGCGGCAAATCTCAATGTCGAATCTGCACATAGACACAGTGGAAAGGTTGCTGCAGGAGGCGGGGGTCCTCAGATTTCTGCCCCTAGTCCATGGGGACGTCCAAATTTGTTGGACAAGCTTAGGATGCAAATAAATGTCAATGCCAGGACAAATCAAAATGTTGATTCTAAGAAGTGCTCTATCTCTGGAAATGAATTTTCTTCTCAACAGAGCAGCTACATTGTGCAGGGACAGAATGAGATTACTCCTCAAATTGTTTCCCAACAGTTGGATGGTGTGGAAGAGAGTGATAATAAGAATGGGATTGATTATAACACAGATGAGGATGAGGAGATATTTGGCAGTAGTGATGATGATGAACTTTCTGATGATGATTTTGATTTATATGCAAGTGAAAAGAGCCATGAGATGCGCAAGAAGAGCAAGTGGTGCAAAGGATTCTTTGAAGACATGGAAAAATTGACTGTTGAAGAGCTGAATTTACCACGAAGAAAATGGCATTGCCCTGCTTGCAAAGGGGGTCCTGGTGCCATTGACTGGTATCGAGGCCTCGAGCCCTTAATGTATCATGCCATGACGACAAAGACGAGAAGGGCAAAGCTCCATCGTCTATTTGCTGAACTTTTGGATGAAGAGACACGAAGGGAGGGAATTTCAGTAGCACCAGTTGGTGTAGCCTTTGGCAGGTGGCAAGGTCTAAATGACAAAATCAAAGATTTTGAAATAGTTTGGCCTCCAATGGTTGTCATCATGAACACAAGATATGAGCAGGAGGAAAATGGCAAG TATATTGGCATGGGAAACCAAGAGCTTCTGGATCACTTCAAAGCATATGCTGCACTGAAGGCTAGACATTCATATGGTCCACAAGGGCATAGAGGGATGAGTATGTTGATATTTGATGACACAGCTGCAGGTTATTTAGAGGCTAATCGGCTGCACAAACACTTCAAAGAGCAAGGAAGAGACAGGGATGCCTGGGATAGTAAACGAGTTCCATTCTGTTCAGGGGGGAAGCGCCAACTCTATGGCTACATGGCTTTGAAAGAAGATCTGCAAATTTTCAACCAGCATTCTCAAG GGAGGTCCAAGCTGAAATATGAGATGAGGTCATACCAAGAGATGGTTGAGAAACGTATAAAGGAAATAAATGAGAACAGCCAACAGCTTGTCAAGTTTAAGGACAAGATTACTCAAGAACAAAAGCATTCTAAAGTTCTAGCTGACTCTCTAAGCAGATTAAGCGAGGAGCTTCGCAAGACCATAGAAAAGAATCGCAGTATGAGACAGCGAACTAAGTTGCTGCTTGAAGAAAACAGGGGAGAG ATGGATTCCCAAGAACAATTCTTCAAGGAGCAAATCAAAGTTATCCATCAAGCTATAGATACAAAAGAAGATGATTTTGAGAAGTTACTAGAGGAAAAGTGGgagaaagttaagcagtcaaaTGCAAATCTATCTGCTACAGATGATACCAATAG GATGGAGGATATGGTTAGTTTCATAAAATTCCAGGACAAAGAGATGGAAGAATTTGAAGCAGAGAGGAAGAAGCTGATAAAGAATCATGAAGACAAGAAGAGTTCAATAATGAAGAGATATTGGGAAGAGATACTTGATTTGGAAAAAGATTTGGAAACTGAGCTAAACCAACTTATGGAAAAGTACAAAAGCTCAACCTGA
- the LOC122724069 gene encoding uncharacterized protein LOC122724069, whose protein sequence is MSTTLSDHQDTTLERILLITNFVVELPSAVLDQLSSVHKPRYALISMIMSFIIMLISVLDFFRMGRRQRVKWMKRDKIIPWFYSQGPSFKPLGTFADVVGLICSIFQCVSAAVAYEFLSHKSDNPIKISVWPLIFAFGVLLTRFPRNHRSEIHLENPAQRNLRELQDSETSLYYGDKKKDRKYSEKIKKAKRKKREELARLKELHTLKGQVESVAELRELEIDSDEQYYSI, encoded by the coding sequence ATGTCAACCACACTTTCCGATCATCAAGACACGACACTTGAACGGATTTTATTGATCACAAATTTTGTGGTGGAGCTTCCATCGGCGGTGCTCGATCAGCTCTCTTCAGTTCACAAACCTCGCTATGCACTGATCAGCATGATCATGTCTTTCATAATCATGCTCATCTCAGTTCTTGATTTTTTCCGAATGGGTCGACGACAAAGAGTCAAATGGATGAAAAGAGACAAGATCATACCTTGGTTTTACTCCCAAGGTCCAAGTTTCAAGCCACTGGGGACATTTGCCGATGTTGTCGGATTAATTTGTAGCATCTTCCAATGTGTTTCTGCAGCAGTTGCTTATGAGTTTCTGTCTCATAAATCTGATAATCCTATCAAAATCTCTGTTTGGCCATTGATCTTTGCTTTTGGTGTATTACTTACTAGATTTCCAAGGAATCATCGGTCGGAAATTCACCTGGAGAATCCTGCTCAGAGAAACCTCCGTGAGCTGCAAGATTCTGAAACTTCATTATACTATGGAGATAAGAAGAAAGACAGGAAATATTCCGAGAAAATTAAGAAGGCCAAGAGGAAGAAGCGTGAGGAATTAGCAAGGTTAAAGGAGCTTCATACGCTAAAGGGGCAAGTTGAATCAGTGGCAGAACTCAGGGAGCTTGAGATTGACTCTGATGAACAGTACTATTCTATTTGA